In Asanoa sp. WMMD1127, one genomic interval encodes:
- a CDS encoding nitroreductase, which translates to MRTRQSIRRFTDQPVPRAVLERVLTAAADAPSGSNLQPWHVYVVSGDPLASLKKAVADRIAVGDSGDEREFAIYPPHLRPPYRERMAALGDVLYGSQGVARGDVAGRARIRARNWTCFGAGTALFCYLDRDMPAPRWADVGIYLQTVMLLLRAEGLHSCAQEAWAEFHRAVAEVTGPPPERLLFCGMSIGFADPAVMHPRVRHAPVSETVTFLD; encoded by the coding sequence GTGCGGACGAGGCAGTCGATTCGTCGATTCACCGATCAGCCTGTTCCGCGTGCGGTGCTCGAGCGGGTGCTGACCGCGGCCGCCGATGCCCCGTCGGGCAGCAACCTGCAGCCCTGGCACGTGTACGTGGTGAGCGGTGATCCGCTGGCTTCTTTGAAGAAGGCAGTCGCCGACCGAATCGCCGTCGGCGACTCGGGTGACGAGCGGGAGTTCGCGATCTACCCGCCGCACCTGCGCCCGCCATACCGCGAACGAATGGCGGCGCTGGGCGATGTTCTCTACGGCTCGCAGGGAGTCGCACGCGGCGACGTCGCGGGTCGCGCACGCATCCGGGCCCGGAACTGGACCTGCTTCGGCGCCGGCACCGCCCTGTTCTGTTACCTGGACCGCGACATGCCGGCGCCGCGATGGGCTGACGTCGGCATCTATCTGCAGACGGTGATGCTGCTGCTGCGGGCCGAAGGGTTGCACAGCTGCGCGCAGGAGGCGTGGGCGGAGTTCCACCGCGCCGTCGCCGAGGTGACCGGCCCGCCGCCCGAACGACTGCTGTTCTGTGGCATGTCGATCGGCTTCGCCGATCCGGCGGTCATGCATCCGCGCGTCCGCCACGCGCCGGTCTCGGAGACCGTGACCTTCCTGGACTGA
- a CDS encoding aldo/keto reductase, with the protein MAASNRLVTLNNGVQMPILGFGVFQVPDDQTERVVADALAAGYRAIDTAASYGNEEAVGRAIARSGIPRDELFVTTKLWIQHTGEPTARREFDQSLRRLGLDYLDLYLIHQPLGDYYSSWHAMEKLQAEGLIRAIGVSNFHRDRLVDLVTHNDITSAVNQVETHPFFQRAADQRVMREHGVQIESWGPFAEGRNNLFTNPVLTRIGDAHGRSVAQVVLRWLIQRDVVVIPKSVRPDRMAQNLAVFDFDLTDDEMTSIAALDTGASMFFDHRDPEMVACLGSRRVD; encoded by the coding sequence ATGGCCGCTTCCAACCGTCTCGTCACGCTCAACAACGGTGTTCAGATGCCGATCCTCGGCTTCGGGGTGTTCCAGGTGCCTGACGACCAGACCGAGCGGGTCGTCGCCGACGCCCTCGCCGCCGGCTACCGGGCCATCGACACCGCGGCCTCGTACGGCAACGAAGAGGCAGTCGGCCGGGCGATCGCCCGGAGCGGCATCCCGCGGGACGAGCTGTTCGTCACGACCAAGCTGTGGATCCAGCACACCGGCGAACCAACCGCCCGGCGCGAGTTCGACCAGTCCCTGCGCAGGCTCGGCCTGGACTACCTCGACCTGTACCTGATCCACCAGCCCCTGGGCGACTACTACAGCTCCTGGCACGCCATGGAGAAGCTGCAGGCCGAGGGCCTGATCCGGGCGATCGGGGTCTCGAATTTCCACCGCGACCGGCTCGTCGATCTCGTCACGCACAACGACATCACATCCGCCGTCAACCAGGTCGAGACCCACCCGTTCTTCCAGCGCGCCGCCGACCAAAGGGTCATGCGCGAACACGGCGTGCAGATCGAGTCCTGGGGGCCGTTCGCCGAGGGCCGGAACAACCTGTTCACCAACCCGGTGCTGACCCGGATCGGCGACGCGCACGGCAGATCGGTCGCCCAGGTCGTCCTCCGCTGGCTCATCCAGCGCGACGTGGTGGTCATCCCCAAGTCCGTCCGCCCCGATCGGATGGCGCAGAACCTGGCCGTCTTCGACTTCGACCTCACCGACGACGAGATGACGAGCATCGCCGCCCTGGACACCGGCGCCAGCATGTTCTTCGACCACCGCGACCCCGAGATGGTCGCCTGCCTCGGCAGCCGCCGCGTCGACTGA
- a CDS encoding TIGR03086 family metal-binding protein produces the protein MSGNIQRENVVVSGWDVLDEAHRVLRRTVAGVGADAWDRRTPCAEWNVTQVLQHAAGDQLGYAAAITGQGGPTENPFAPSGQLAQEPMAYLDPALNAAAAAWATVGKDVETAMTPLPLGPLPTWVGSGAAALDAAVHAWDIAVASGQPSPLTEELSRSLMAVAVEIVEPLRAFAFAPAIEPAPGDDHTTALLKYLGRRADWTA, from the coding sequence ATGAGCGGGAACATCCAGCGCGAGAATGTCGTCGTCAGCGGCTGGGACGTGCTCGACGAGGCGCATCGCGTGCTGCGTCGGACGGTCGCGGGCGTCGGCGCGGACGCCTGGGACCGGCGCACCCCGTGCGCCGAGTGGAACGTCACCCAGGTGCTGCAGCACGCCGCGGGGGACCAGCTCGGCTACGCGGCGGCGATCACCGGCCAGGGTGGTCCGACCGAGAACCCGTTCGCCCCGTCCGGTCAGCTCGCGCAGGAGCCGATGGCCTACCTGGACCCGGCACTCAACGCCGCGGCCGCCGCATGGGCCACCGTCGGCAAGGACGTCGAGACCGCCATGACGCCGCTGCCGTTGGGTCCGTTGCCGACCTGGGTCGGATCGGGTGCGGCCGCCCTCGACGCCGCGGTGCACGCGTGGGACATCGCCGTGGCGTCCGGGCAGCCGTCGCCGCTGACCGAGGAGCTGTCCCGGTCCCTGATGGCGGTCGCGGTCGAGATCGTCGAACCGCTGCGGGCCTTCGCCTTCGCTCCCGCGATCGAGCCGGCGCCCGGCGACGACCACACCACCGCGCTGCTGAAGTACCTCGGCCGCCGCGCCGACTGGACCGCCTGA
- a CDS encoding helix-turn-helix transcriptional regulator, translating into MDNRSEVRDFLTSRRERLTPEQAGVPLFGGKRRVKGLRREEVAMLAGMSTDYYTRLERGNLSGVSPAVLESLARALQLDEAERAHLLDLADSAQPAVAGRRAGRSSSRAGVRPGVQRILDTIHAPAYVRNGRMDILATNRLGRALFTEAVGSGTTFNLARYLFLDPRSADFYRDWRTVASDAVAALRTEAGRNPYDRGLTDLVGELSTRSEWFRTWWATHDVKLHHTAAKSIHHAVAGELELTGEALHLPGEPGLTIITYTWEPASPTAQALAFLDSWSDRPASGADGTSSSGRPAAN; encoded by the coding sequence GTGGACAACCGGAGCGAGGTGCGCGACTTCCTCACCAGTCGCCGCGAGCGGCTCACGCCCGAGCAGGCCGGGGTGCCGCTCTTCGGCGGCAAGCGACGGGTGAAGGGCCTGCGCCGGGAAGAGGTCGCGATGCTCGCCGGCATGAGCACCGACTATTACACCCGCCTCGAACGGGGCAACCTGAGCGGCGTCTCCCCGGCCGTCCTCGAATCGCTGGCCCGGGCGCTGCAGCTCGACGAGGCGGAACGCGCTCACCTGCTCGACCTGGCCGACAGCGCCCAGCCGGCCGTGGCGGGCCGACGGGCGGGCCGCTCGTCGAGCCGCGCCGGCGTACGTCCTGGCGTGCAGCGAATCTTGGACACGATCCATGCTCCGGCTTACGTCCGGAACGGACGCATGGACATCCTGGCCACGAACCGGCTCGGCCGGGCCCTGTTCACCGAGGCCGTGGGCAGCGGCACCACCTTCAATCTCGCCCGCTACCTGTTCCTGGACCCGCGCTCCGCGGACTTCTACCGGGATTGGCGAACCGTCGCCTCCGACGCTGTGGCCGCTCTGCGCACCGAAGCAGGCCGCAACCCGTACGACCGCGGCCTGACCGATCTGGTCGGCGAGCTCAGCACCCGCAGCGAGTGGTTCCGCACCTGGTGGGCGACCCACGACGTGAAGCTGCACCACACCGCGGCCAAGAGCATCCACCACGCGGTCGCCGGCGAACTCGAGCTGACCGGCGAAGCCCTCCACCTTCCCGGCGAGCCCGGCCTGACCATCATCACCTACACGTGGGAGCCGGCCAGCCCCACCGCGCAGGCACTGGCTTTCCTCGACAGCTGGAGCGACCGGCCCGCGAGCGGCGCGGACGGGACCAGCTCCTCGGGCCGACCCGCCGCAAACTGA